In Aedes albopictus strain Foshan chromosome 3, AalbF5, whole genome shotgun sequence, the following are encoded in one genomic region:
- the LOC134291364 gene encoding uncharacterized protein LOC134291364, with protein MLYFLKLIYFFMAMVDSKLLEIRNLNSDPVLLLKLKDCRIQTGVTKIIHPINLTNIETNIFLFSEIARRTNTDLPMSNLILQKSRTLINNFYQLKPIKSRRHKRWDKLGQAWKWIAGSPDADDLRLINNTLNELINQNNQQVKVNDVINKRIQEMTYTINTLIKQQSLNNKLILEEIDALTLILYMDTINDLLEEIQETVIRAKISLPSSKLLTLKEIIFMDSLLQDQGVGLQFPEEALNFATPKIVVKPDVLLYILEIPELEKKTSETIEIIPLTVNGKIIVDVPRYIIKSTDRIFTTVSPEKAIQRYTDIKLLEDNCTYSIVMGLLSHCKAQPFLETAVLLVSENKLLIHNADNIKLSSNCGPDDRNLSGNILVTFHNCSINLSNQTFTTTEVLSSIKELQGAFPNLKIHWNIETIHNISTLTNHTFINREHIENIKLKQFSHQTWIFSLIGGLSTTTVIIIGIMIFVCLHRKKIVVKIRSPRLKETIEQIGIPKHLEHPAKDDNKDEDVLSLPPGGITLQQTTSSATST; from the coding sequence ATGTTATATTTTCTTAAACTCATATATTTTTTTATGGCAATGGTAGATTCAAAACTTTTAGAAATAAGAAACTTAAATTCTGACCCTGTGCTTTTATTGAAACTTAAAGATTGTAGAATTCAAACAGGGGTAACAAAAATAATCCATCCCATTAATTTAACAAACATTGAAACTAACATTTTTCTTTTTAGTGAAATAGCAAGACGTACCAATACCGATTTGCCAATGTCTAACCTAATTTTGCAAAAGAGTAGAACATTAATAAATAACTTTTATCAGCTTAAACCAATAAAGAGCAGACGTCATAAACGCTGGGACAAGTTAGGTCAAGCATGGAAATGGATTGCTGGCAGCCCCGACGCCGACGACCTGAGACTAATCAACAATACTTTAAACGAGTTAATTAATCAGAATAACCAACAAGTAAAAGTCAACGACGTCATTAACAAGAGGATCCAAGAAATGACGTATACAATCAACACTTTAATCAAACAACAGTCACTTAACAATAaactaatcctggaagaaattgatGCTTTAACATTGATACTTTACATGGATACCATCAACGATCTTCTCGAAGAGATACAGGAAACAGTCATAAGGGCAAAGATCTCACTACCAAGCAGCAAACTACTGACACTCAAGGAAATCATCTTTATGGACTCACTATTGCAAGATCAAGGAGTTGGATTACAATTTCCCGAAGAGGCGCTCAATTTCGCTACACCCAAAATTGTTGTCAAGCCCGATGTACTATTgtatattttggaaattcccgagTTAGAAAAGAAGACATCCGAGACAATCGAAATCATTCCTCTGACAGTAAATGGAAAAATAATAGTTGACGTCCCGAGATACATAATCAAGTCAACTGATCGAATATTCACGACGGTCAGTCCGGAAAAGGCTATCCAGCGATACACCGACATAAAACTATTGGAAGATAACTGCACATACTCAATAGTCATGGGATTGCTAAGTCATTGTAAAGCCCAACCATTTTTGGAAACGGCAGTACTCCTCGTATCAGAAAACAAACTGTTGATACATAACGCAGATAACATCAAATTGTCATCAAATTGTGGACCAGACGACAGGAATCTGTCGGGAAACATTCTCGTCACCTTCCATAACTGCAGCATCAATTTATCCAACCAAACCTTCACCACTACAGAAGTTCTCAGTTCAATCAAGGAACTACAAGGAGCATTTCCAAATCTCAAAATTCACTGGAATATCGAAACGATACATAACATCTCTACACTTACAAATCATACTTTCATCAACAGAGAACACATCGAGAATATCAAACTCAAGCAGTTTTCGCATCAAACCTGGATTTTTAGCCTTATAGGAGGATTGTCAACCACCACGGTAATTATCATCGGTATAATGATCTTTGTTTGTCTCCACAGGAAGAAGATAGTTGTTAAAATCAGAAGCCCCCGCCTTAAAGAGACCATAGAACAAATTGGTATCCCCAAGCATCTAGAACACCCTGCGAAAGATGATAACAAGGACGAGGACGTCCTTTCTTTACCCCCCGGAGGAATTACGTTACAACAAACCACCAGCTCAGCAACATCCACATAG